The nucleotide sequence CGAAACCACCGCCTGCACGGCCTTTTCAAGCCACTGCGCATTATTCGTTACCGAAAGCGGAGCAATCTGCTCCACCTCTTCCAATGCTTTCGCCAGATCAAACTCATGCTGTTCCTGCGCTACAATTCTGCGTTGCGCGGCAAGTGAGGCAGCGAGATATTCCTGCTCGGTTTGGCCGGGTGCGGGCACGGCAATAAAGCGGCATCCCGCAGCAGCGGCATCGCAAAGCGTTGAATAACCCGAACGACTGATGACACAGTACGCATCCTGCAAAAACTGCTGCAGTGTTTCGGTGGGAAGATGATTGTAAACGGTAATGTTTTTGTCGGTGAGTGGTTTGGCCGGTTGTCCGGGCATGCCACGCACCACAATGCAGGCGCGGCCTGAGGCATGAAGTTGTGGCACCAGCAGGCGTTCGAAAAGTGTGCGCTGGGGTTCGGGGCCGCTGAGTAAAACGAGAATGTGCCCGCCACCGGTCTGTTTTTCGGCTGCATGAAAGCGGGTGAGCGGGCCGATAAACTGCTGCGGCACTTTCAGCGCAGGACCATCGTGCGAGAGGGCGCCCGAGAGGTTGCCTGCACCGGGCAAATCAGGAATCCAGATTTCGTGAAAGCGGTCCAGCATGCGCCTGTTGAACGCCGCAGCCACGCCAAAGCCTGACGGTGTTTGCAAATGCAGCTGATGCGTAATGCACACGCTGTGCACGCGGTCGCTGCGGATACCAAAGCGATTATCGGAAATAACGGCAGTGTAGTTTCGTTTGCTGATGAGCTGATCGAGCAAATGATACTCGCTGCGCATTACCCGCATCACACGCGGGGTTTGCATGAGCAAATGCCAGCCGCGCATGCCGTTTGCGGTGTAGGTAATGCCGTATTCGGGCAACGGATGTACAGTAAGCTGCGGAAACTCCTGCCGCAAAAACGCAATGCCGCTGCCCGATGCGCCCAGCTCAACCTCCGCACCCGCCTTTAGCAGCGCGTGTATTACAGGCACACAGCGTGTGGCATGACCGAGGCCCCAGTCGAGCGGAGCTAAAAAAATACGTGCAGGCATCGTTTCAAAGATAGTGTTTCGCCGAGGGTTTTTATTTTTGCAGCATCATGGCCAAAAACAAGCTGTTCCGCTTCCGCGAGATGAAAACAATGCCCAACGTGGCAGAGTTCATGCATACCGATATTGCCAACGGGCCGCTCAAACTCAGCGGACGCTGGAATAGTGATTATTTCAAAAACAACAATCCGCTTGTGCTTGAGCTTGGCTGTGGCAAAGGTGAATACACCGTAAACCTGGCACGACGCTATCCCGACAAAAATTTCATCGGCCTCGATGTGAAAGGATCGCGTATGTATGTGGGCGCGCGCACCGCGCTTGACGAAGACCTGAAAAACGTGGCCTTTCTGCGCACGCGCATCGACTTTATCAATTCCT is from Bacteroidota bacterium and encodes:
- a CDS encoding glycosyl transferase family 28; this translates as MPARIFLAPLDWGLGHATRCVPVIHALLKAGAEVELGASGSGIAFLRQEFPQLTVHPLPEYGITYTANGMRGWHLLMQTPRVMRVMRSEYHLLDQLISKRNYTAVISDNRFGIRSDRVHSVCITHQLHLQTPSGFGVAAAFNRRMLDRFHEIWIPDLPGAGNLSGALSHDGPALKVPQQFIGPLTRFHAAEKQTGGGHILVLLSGPEPQRTLFERLLVPQLHASGRACIVVRGMPGQPAKPLTDKNITVYNHLPTETLQQFLQDAYCVISRSGYSTLCDAAAAGCRFIAVPAPGQTEQEYLAASLAAQRRIVAQEQHEFDLAKALEEVEQIAPLSVTNNAQWLEKAVQAVVSIAAENCGDSTTAAG